The following are encoded together in the Phaseolus vulgaris cultivar G19833 chromosome 9, P. vulgaris v2.0, whole genome shotgun sequence genome:
- the LOC137821965 gene encoding beta-galactosidase 13-like, with amino-acid sequence MRMEHTNNTMSRPLLFMALLSIVVATTHARGHHKGAHGRHMTAQNVTYDGKSMFINGRRELLFSGSIHYPRSTQDMWPVLLDNARRGGINVIQTYVFWNAHEPQQGQFNFAGNYDLVKFIKLVQEHGMFVTLRVGPFIQAEWNHGGLPYWLREVPGIIFRSDNEPYKQHMQAFVTKIVQMMKDEKLFAPQGGPIILAQIENEYNHIQLAYEEKGDSYVQWSANMAVALNVGVPWVMCKQRDAPDPVINACNGRHCGDTFSGPNKPYKPSIWTENWTAQYRVHGDPPSQRSAEDIAFSVARFFSKGGNLVNYYMYHGGTNFGRTSSAFTTTRYYDEAPLDEYGLQREPKWSHLRDVHKAVLLCRKAILGGDTNVEKLNEFHEIRTFEKLGTNMCAAFITNNHTIDAATINFRGTNYFLPPHSISVLPDCKTVVYNTQSIVSQHNSRNYERSPIANNFQWEMFIEAIPTTKKMDTYQKLPAELYSLLKDTTDYAWYTTSFELSPQDLPTKPGVIPVLRIMSLGHSMVAFVNGDLVGTAHGTHEEKSFEFQRPVAFKVGTNYISILASTVGLPDSGAYMEHRYAGPKSISILDLNTGTIDISNNMWGHRVGLKGEGMKVFSEEGSLKAKWMPLAPVPRPLTWYRTRFATPEGTGPVAVRMTGMGKGLIWVNGQSIGRHWMTFLSPLGTPTQSEFHIPRAFLNPQDNLLVIFEEEAMNPGQVEVLNVNRDTICSFIAENEPANVNSWVSRRGNFHPIVSNIGPQAALECNPGKKITAVEFASFGNPSGYCGDYVLGSCNVAATKQIVEQQCLGKETCTVALDRAVLNQNGADPCPEILVKTLAIQARCY; translated from the exons ATGAGGATGGAACACACCAATAACACCATGTCTCGCCCCCTTCTTTTCATGGCATTGCTTTCCATCGTTGTGGCTACAACACATGCACGTGGTCATCATAAGGGAGCGCATGGTCGTCACATGACCGCTCAAAATGTCACTTATGATGGTAAGTCCATGTTCATCAACGGAAGGCGTGAGCTGCTATTTTCTGGTTCCATCCATTACCCTAGAAGCACACAAGAT ATGTGGCCTGTCCTTCTTGATAATGCAAGACGCGGAGGCATAAATGTCATTCAAACCTACGTGTTTTGGAATGCTCATGAGCCCCAACAAGGACAG TTCAACTTTGCTGGTAATTATGACTTGGTGAAGTTTATTAAGCTCGTTCAAGAACATGGAATGTTTGTCACTCTTAGGGTTGGACCCTTCATCCAAGCTGAGTGGAACCACGG AGGTCTTCCATATTGGCTTAGAGAGGTTCCTGGCATCATTTTCCGCTCTGACAATGAGCCTTACAAG CAACACATGCAAGCATTCGTGACAAAGATTGTACAAATGATGAAAGATGAGAAGCTCTTTGCTCCCCAAGGAGGACCCATCATCTTAGCTCAG ATTGAGAACGAGTACAACCACATTCAACTTGCATATGAAGAGAAGGGAGACAGTTACGTCCAGTGGTCTGCAAACATGGCAGTAGCACTGAATGTCGGAGTTCCATGGGTCATGTGCAAGCAAAGAGATGCACCTGATCCAGTG ATCAATGCATGCAATGGAAGACATTGCGGTGATACCTTCTCAGGGCCAAACAAACCATACAAACCATCCATATGGACAGAGAACTGGACCGCTCA GTACCGAGTACATGGAGATCCACCATCCCAAAGATCCGCAGAAGATATTGCATTCTCAGTTGCCCGCTTCTTCTCCAAGGGTGGAAACTTGGTTAACTATTATATG TATCACGGTGGAACAAACTTTGGTAGAACCAGTTCTGCATTTACCACAACCCGTTATTACGATGAGGCTCCTCTTGATGAATATGGTCTACAGAGAGAACCAAAATGGAGTCATTTGAGGGATGTGCACAAAGCTGTGCTCCTTTGCAGGAAGGCTATCCTTGGTGGCGATACCAATGTAGAAAAGTTGAACGAATTCCATGAA ATTAGAACCTTTGAGAAGCTTGGAACAAACATGTGTGCTGCTTTCATCACTAACAACCACACCATAGATGCAGCCACTATTAACTTTAGAGGCACCAACTACTTTTTGCCTCCACATTCCATTAGCGTCCTCCCTGATTGCAAGACCGTCGTCTACAACACGCAAAGT ATTGTTTCACAACATAATTCAAGGAACTACGAGAGGTCGCCCATTGCAAACAATTTCCAATGGGAGATGTTCATCGAGGCTATTCCAACAACCAAAAAAATGGATACGTACCAGAAGCTTCCAGCAGAGCTTTACAGCTTGCTCAAGGACACCACCGATTATGCTTGGTACACCACCAG CTTTGAGTTGAGTCCACAAGACTTGCCAACAAAGCCTGGAGTTATCCCAGTTCTTCGTATTATGAGTCTCGGACACTCAATGGTTGCATTTGTAAACGGAGATCTTGTTG GAACTGCTCATGGAACCCATGAAGAAAAATCTTTTGAGTTCCAGCGACCAGTAGCATTTAAGGTTGGAACCAACTATATTTCCATCTTGGCTAGCACAGTTGGATTACCT GACAGTGGAGCTTACATGGAACATAGATATGCAGGACCCAAGTCCATATCCATCCTTGATCTCAACACCGGAACAATTGACATCAGTAACAATATGTGGGGTCATCGG GTTGGTCTCAAAGGTGAGGGCATGAAAGTTTTCAGTGAGGAAGGATCATTGAAGGCAAAATGGATGCCACTCGCTCCAGTTCCACGCCCTTTAACGTGGTACAGG ACTAGATTTGCCACCCCAGAGGGAACAGGTCCAGTTGCCGTAAGGATGACTGGAATGGGCAAAGGATTGATCTGGGTTAATGGTCAAAGCATTGGACGCCACTGGATGACTTTCCTCTCCCCACTTGGAACACCTACTCAATCAGA GTTCCACATCCCAAGAGCTTTCCTCAACCCACAAGACAACTTGCTTGTTATATTTGAAGAGGAGGCAATGAATCCAGGACAGGTTGAGGTATTGAACGTGAACAGAGACACAATTTGCAGTTTCATTGCAGAGAACGAACCTGCCAATGTGAACTCATGGGTGTCTAGGAGAGGAAATTTCCACCCTATTGTGTCAAATATTGGACCCCAAGCTGCACTAGAGTGCAATCCTGGGAAAAAAATTACAGCAGTTGAGTTTGCAAGTTTTGGCAATCCTAGTGGTTACTGTGGAGATTATGTTTTGGGAAGCTGCAATGTTGCTGCTACGAAGCAAATTGTGGAGCAACAATGCTTGGGCAAAGAAACTTGCACAGTTGCATTAGACCGTGCAGTGTTGAACCAAAATGGCGCGGATCCATGCCCAGAAATATTGGTGAAAACCCTTGCAATTCAAGCAAGGTGTTATTAA